In Mangrovivirga cuniculi, the following proteins share a genomic window:
- the hflX gene encoding GTPase HflX codes for MISTAPVKQTAVLVSVIDKRQNEDQAFEYLDELEFLASTLNIKTKYKFYQKLEKPDIRTFVGKGKLEEIQTAVKAEEIDIVIFDDDLSPSQLRNLEKEFKVKIYDRSLLILDIFLKRARTAQAKTQVELARNEYLLPRLTRMWTHLERQRGGTGTRGGAGEKEIETDRRMIRNQINVLKKKLEKIEKQRETQRKRRENQVRVALVGYTNVGKSTIMRLLTKADVLAEDKLFATVDSTVRKIAIHNIPFLLSDTVGFIRKLPHNLIESFKSTLDEVREADILVHVVDVSHPSFEEHMKVVDETLAELNAKDKPTLIVFNKIDQYRDHLEHWEEEEHGEDESRPVSLEYLKNSYMNKENTSAVFISAVNKENIEEMRDKLFELVKDRYLEIYPNFLIPDYYYGKYEE; via the coding sequence ATGATTTCTACAGCACCGGTAAAGCAAACAGCAGTACTGGTGTCAGTAATAGATAAAAGACAAAATGAAGATCAGGCATTTGAATACCTGGACGAATTGGAATTTCTGGCTTCGACATTAAATATAAAAACCAAATACAAATTCTATCAAAAGCTCGAAAAGCCAGACATCAGAACGTTTGTCGGAAAAGGAAAGCTTGAAGAAATTCAGACAGCCGTAAAAGCTGAAGAAATTGATATTGTCATTTTTGATGATGACCTTTCTCCTTCACAGTTAAGGAACCTTGAAAAAGAATTTAAGGTGAAAATATATGACAGGAGTTTGCTTATACTCGATATCTTTTTGAAAAGAGCAAGAACGGCACAGGCTAAAACCCAGGTTGAACTGGCAAGAAACGAATACCTTTTACCTCGTCTGACAAGAATGTGGACTCACCTTGAACGTCAGCGTGGTGGAACCGGAACTCGTGGTGGTGCCGGTGAGAAAGAGATCGAGACTGACCGTCGTATGATCCGAAACCAGATCAATGTGCTGAAGAAAAAGCTGGAAAAGATAGAAAAACAACGTGAAACTCAACGTAAAAGAAGAGAAAACCAGGTAAGGGTGGCTCTGGTAGGTTATACTAACGTCGGGAAATCTACTATTATGAGACTGCTGACCAAAGCAGATGTCCTCGCTGAGGATAAACTTTTCGCAACTGTAGATTCTACGGTTAGAAAAATTGCTATTCACAATATCCCTTTCCTTCTTTCAGACACGGTTGGTTTCATCAGAAAGCTGCCTCATAACCTGATTGAATCTTTTAAATCAACCCTGGATGAGGTAAGAGAAGCAGATATTTTAGTTCACGTCGTCGATGTGAGCCATCCTTCGTTTGAAGAACACATGAAAGTGGTTGACGAAACCCTGGCTGAACTTAACGCCAAAGACAAACCGACTCTGATCGTATTCAATAAGATCGACCAGTACCGTGATCACCTTGAACACTGGGAAGAGGAAGAACATGGGGAAGATGAATCCAGGCCAGTTAGTCTTGAATACCTTAAAAATAGCTATATGAATAAAGAAAACACTTCTGCGGTTTTCATATCGGCTGTGAATAAGGAGAATATCGAAGAAATGAGAGACAAACTGTTTGAACTGGTAAAAGATCGTTATCTTGAAATATATCCGAACTTCCTGATTCCGGATTATTATTATGGCAAATACGAAGAATAA
- a CDS encoding sugar MFS transporter, whose protein sequence is MNTQQTNTKSALTIITLLFFMWGFITCMNDILIPKLKQVFDLMEWQAMLIQTAFFGAYFVISLIYFLISASKGDPISRIGYKNGIIIGLLVSAAGCGLFIPAASLESFSFFLGALFILASGITILQIAANPYVAILGNPEGASGRLNMAQAFNSFGTTIAPVIGGLLIFNATENTAGADSVKIPYLGLALILIIIAVAFKVIHLPKFTDEEEIVAGTGSLKYKHLVLGVIAIFAYVGAEVTIGSSFIDFARMPSIGGFNETEASYYLAFYWGGAMVGRFFGAIALSESENKSQKYLWIVGIAAIVFVAVYSIYGLNEALITLAIVIFNVIVLLIGSFIPSKTLGYYSLAAIILLLIGMTATGVIAMWSVIAIGIFNSIMFPTIFTLAIRGLGKYTGQASSLLVMAIVGGAIIPPIQGYFIDITGNRQLSLIIPLICYIYISFYGFRGFKPDVKLS, encoded by the coding sequence ATGAATACTCAACAAACCAATACTAAAAGTGCTTTAACAATCATCACCCTATTATTTTTTATGTGGGGATTCATCACCTGCATGAATGATATTTTGATTCCAAAATTAAAACAGGTCTTTGACCTGATGGAATGGCAGGCAATGCTAATACAGACCGCATTTTTTGGAGCCTATTTTGTGATTTCATTGATTTACTTCCTGATTTCCGCTTCAAAAGGAGACCCCATCTCAAGGATTGGTTATAAAAATGGTATCATCATTGGGTTATTAGTCTCAGCAGCCGGATGCGGCTTATTTATTCCTGCCGCTTCTCTTGAAAGCTTCTCATTTTTCCTGGGCGCCTTATTTATTTTAGCTTCCGGAATAACAATTCTTCAAATAGCTGCTAATCCATATGTTGCAATACTGGGAAATCCCGAAGGAGCCTCTGGAAGATTAAATATGGCACAAGCCTTCAATTCATTTGGAACAACCATTGCTCCTGTAATAGGCGGACTGTTAATTTTTAATGCAACAGAAAATACTGCCGGAGCAGATTCGGTTAAAATCCCCTATTTAGGATTAGCGCTAATTTTAATTATAATCGCTGTTGCTTTTAAGGTCATCCATTTGCCTAAATTCACTGATGAGGAAGAAATAGTGGCAGGCACCGGATCGCTTAAATATAAGCACCTGGTTCTTGGGGTGATAGCTATTTTTGCCTATGTGGGTGCCGAGGTTACAATCGGAAGTTCTTTTATTGATTTTGCAAGAATGCCATCAATCGGTGGGTTTAATGAAACTGAAGCTAGTTATTACCTGGCATTCTATTGGGGTGGCGCAATGGTAGGAAGGTTTTTCGGAGCAATCGCTTTATCAGAATCTGAGAACAAATCTCAGAAATACCTGTGGATTGTTGGTATCGCAGCCATTGTATTTGTGGCGGTATATTCGATTTATGGATTAAATGAAGCGTTAATCACCCTGGCTATTGTTATTTTTAATGTAATTGTGTTACTCATTGGCTCTTTTATCCCGAGCAAAACACTTGGATATTACTCGCTAGCAGCAATTATTTTATTATTAATTGGCATGACAGCCACTGGAGTTATAGCTATGTGGAGTGTTATTGCCATTGGAATTTTTAATTCAATAATGTTCCCAACAATATTTACATTAGCGATAAGGGGGCTCGGAAAATACACAGGACAGGCTTCATCTCTATTAGTAATGGCTATCGTGGGTGGAGCTATTATCCCACCGATCCAGGGATATTTTATAGACATTACTGGAAACAGGCAATTATCTCTAATAATACCTTTGATTTGCTATATCTATATCTCATTTTATGGATTCAGGGGATTTAAGCCAGATGTAAAACTATCTTAA
- a CDS encoding ROK family protein, with protein sequence MKKQMIAHFANEGNTTIPELCNITKLSAPKVSSLLSELISEGIVKDYGKMDSTGGRRPNVYGLAPESGFFIGIDVKKYHINIGLTDFQKNIIKIEERHPYILKNEKGSLQELVEIINEFIAGLTIQKDKILGIGINLSGRINYATGYSYSFFNFQEEPLSKIIESEVGIRVFLDNDSRAMAFGEYSAGVVNDEKNILFINLDYGLGMGMIIDGQLYYGKSGYSGEFGHIPFFDNEVICNCGKKGCLETEASGWAALKKLKSKLDEGSNSLITKKGKHIDEITVEDIVDAANNDDTLAIELIEGIGENIGKGVAMLINIFNPELVILGGVFAETREYIQLPIRSAVQKYSLSLMNNDTTFKLSKLGNQAGVVGACLLVRNRLLALDQ encoded by the coding sequence ATGAAAAAACAGATGATTGCCCACTTTGCAAATGAAGGCAATACTACAATTCCGGAATTATGTAATATAACTAAATTAAGTGCACCGAAGGTTAGTAGTCTATTATCGGAATTGATCTCCGAAGGGATAGTTAAGGATTATGGTAAAATGGACTCTACAGGCGGGAGAAGGCCAAATGTCTATGGTTTGGCTCCTGAATCCGGGTTTTTTATCGGGATTGACGTTAAAAAATATCACATTAACATCGGGCTGACGGATTTTCAAAAGAATATAATTAAGATTGAAGAAAGGCATCCTTATATATTAAAGAACGAAAAGGGGTCTTTACAGGAACTGGTTGAAATTATCAATGAATTCATTGCCGGGTTAACAATACAAAAAGACAAAATTCTTGGTATTGGTATAAATCTCTCAGGTAGAATTAATTATGCAACGGGATATAGCTATAGTTTTTTTAATTTTCAGGAAGAACCCCTTAGTAAAATAATTGAATCTGAGGTAGGAATCAGGGTGTTTCTGGATAACGATTCCCGAGCGATGGCTTTTGGAGAATATTCTGCAGGAGTGGTTAATGATGAAAAGAATATTCTTTTTATAAATTTGGACTACGGTCTTGGAATGGGAATGATTATCGATGGACAGCTATATTATGGGAAGTCAGGTTACTCCGGTGAGTTTGGTCATATACCTTTTTTTGATAATGAAGTAATTTGTAATTGTGGTAAAAAGGGATGCCTTGAGACCGAAGCTTCCGGCTGGGCAGCTTTGAAAAAGCTAAAATCTAAACTCGATGAGGGAAGTAATTCTTTAATTACCAAGAAAGGTAAGCACATTGATGAGATCACTGTTGAAGATATAGTTGATGCAGCAAATAATGATGATACCCTTGCTATTGAATTGATTGAGGGTATTGGTGAGAATATAGGGAAAGGAGTGGCTATGTTAATTAATATATTCAATCCGGAGTTAGTAATACTGGGAGGTGTTTTTGCCGAAACCAGAGAATATATTCAGCTCCCTATCAGAAGTGCAGTACAAAAATACTCCTTAAGCCTAATGAATAATGATACTACTTTCAAATTATCTAAATTGGGTAATCAAGCTGGAGTAGTTGGAGCTTGTTTATTAGTGAGAAACAGGTTACTGGCGCTAGACCAATAA
- a CDS encoding polysaccharide biosynthesis/export family protein — protein MFSEIGAGEPSPYLASATDNAMSQYKLEVFDRITIDVYTNEGERIIDPDLELIPETRGQGVQSKPNPEYVIQSDGYVRLPMVGRVYAEGLTLEELNQLLADEYSEYYLDPYVLSSYANKRVIVLGAPGGQVIPLENENTNLLEVLALSGGISSDMRANNIRLIRGDLNNPEVYLIDLSTVKGMTEAQTRVESGDIIYIEPVVRPANEAFRDAAPIIGTVSGILTIILIFTTNF, from the coding sequence ATGTTTAGTGAAATCGGGGCCGGCGAACCATCTCCCTACCTGGCTTCAGCGACTGATAATGCTATGAGCCAATATAAATTGGAGGTTTTTGACAGGATAACTATCGATGTATATACAAACGAAGGTGAGCGAATCATCGATCCGGATCTCGAACTAATTCCAGAAACACGAGGCCAGGGGGTTCAATCTAAACCTAATCCCGAATATGTGATTCAGTCAGATGGTTATGTCAGATTGCCTATGGTCGGTCGGGTTTATGCTGAAGGATTAACACTTGAAGAACTCAATCAATTGCTGGCAGATGAATATAGTGAGTACTATTTAGATCCCTACGTACTGTCATCTTACGCAAATAAACGAGTAATAGTACTTGGAGCCCCCGGAGGCCAGGTGATACCGCTTGAAAATGAAAACACTAATTTATTAGAGGTTTTAGCTCTTTCCGGAGGTATATCTTCTGATATGAGAGCAAATAATATCAGGTTGATCAGAGGTGATCTTAATAATCCTGAAGTATACTTGATAGATTTATCCACAGTAAAAGGAATGACCGAAGCCCAGACACGGGTAGAATCAGGAGATATTATTTATATTGAACCTGTAGTCAGGCCTGCAAATGAAGCTTTCAGGGATGCAGCACCGATAATTGGGACTGTTTCTGGTATATTAACCATCATTTTAATCTTTACAACAAACTTTTGA
- a CDS encoding glycosyltransferase family 4 protein, with protein MGSADLQSKRVGIVVNSAWNIINFRKGIVLSLLDRGYKVFAFVPEDNYAEELRKLGMEVIITPLKGTGTNPFSDFRYLQVLYNKFRKVKPDILLQYTIKPNIYGAIAANRLKIPVINNVSGLGTMFLGKKIFSKLAFQLYKKAFKDVPMVFFQNESDRRFFLINKLTTKDRTIVIPGSGVDINHFKSQGNDRPAYRNVFLMIARLIIEKGVYEYAYAARRIQSEYDNVEFQLLGSFEESHPRAVKKEDLEYWINNGILNYIKPVSDVRPKIENSDVIVLPSYREGTSKTLLEGAAMAKPLIASDVPGCREVVKQDINGLLCKAGDSKNLYETIKSFLNKTEDEQKEMGKESRKLIEDFYSEEFVVKTYLSTIDRLLA; from the coding sequence ATGGGGTCTGCAGATCTCCAATCCAAACGTGTAGGAATTGTAGTTAATTCTGCATGGAATATAATCAATTTCAGAAAGGGTATCGTCCTTAGTCTGCTTGATCGGGGGTACAAGGTTTTTGCCTTTGTACCTGAGGATAATTACGCAGAAGAGCTTAGAAAGTTGGGAATGGAAGTGATTATCACTCCGCTTAAAGGAACGGGAACCAACCCGTTTTCAGATTTCCGTTATTTGCAGGTTTTATACAATAAGTTTAGAAAAGTAAAACCGGATATATTGCTTCAATATACCATTAAGCCAAATATTTATGGTGCAATAGCTGCTAACAGGCTGAAAATACCGGTTATTAATAATGTATCGGGTCTGGGGACAATGTTTTTGGGTAAGAAGATCTTCTCAAAACTGGCTTTTCAATTATATAAAAAAGCATTTAAGGATGTTCCGATGGTTTTTTTTCAAAATGAAAGTGATCGGCGTTTTTTTCTTATCAATAAATTAACCACCAAAGATCGTACGATAGTGATACCTGGTTCAGGAGTAGATATAAACCATTTTAAATCTCAGGGAAATGACAGACCGGCCTATAGGAATGTATTTTTAATGATAGCCAGGCTGATCATTGAAAAAGGGGTGTATGAATATGCTTATGCTGCCAGAAGAATACAATCTGAATACGATAATGTAGAGTTTCAGCTCCTTGGTTCATTTGAAGAATCTCATCCGCGAGCAGTTAAAAAAGAAGATCTGGAGTATTGGATCAATAATGGTATATTAAATTATATCAAGCCGGTTTCTGATGTAAGGCCAAAGATTGAAAATTCAGATGTGATCGTTTTACCATCATATAGAGAAGGAACGTCAAAAACTTTACTGGAAGGAGCTGCGATGGCAAAACCGCTAATAGCCTCTGATGTACCCGGCTGCAGGGAAGTGGTTAAGCAAGATATTAACGGCTTGCTTTGTAAAGCTGGTGACTCTAAGAATTTATATGAAACAATAAAATCGTTTCTGAATAAAACTGAGGATGAGCAAAAAGAGATGGGAAAAGAGTCGAGAAAGCTCATAGAGGACTTTTATAGTGAAGAATTCGTTGTAAAAACGTATCTTTCAACTATTGACAGGCTTTTGGCCTAA
- a CDS encoding patatin-like phospholipase family protein — translation MVLKSIKPFSLILIFLFLHLNLLSQENRPKIGLVLSGGGAKGIAHIGVLKAMEEAGLTPDYITGTSMGSIIGGLYSIGYSADELAEIAKTADWEYLLSNKIPLDRVTFEEKFYYGRYLLEFYYQDKKIVTPRGIIEGQALLDYFSYLTRPVHDLRNFDEFPIPFKCVATDIETGEPVVLDKGSLAMAMRASMAIPSIFTPVTIDDKLLVDGGLVRNMPVDEVLDMGADIIIGVFVSSDLDPAENLNSPLAILSQATFIKSAFDSRKQMDKCDILISPDLKEFSTGSFSSAQGILEQGNKAGNDYKKVFKNLADSLKKIEPLNKIDKPKISDEYIISKIIVKGNKVIPDEYIIGKMRIDPGEIVSINKIEEQISIIYGTQYFERIWYEINKNDSTYSLHIDVVERPKVQFRFAYHYDTENSGGVVINTTLRNLLLNKSRLIFEANLATQPSYLMDYFKYLGEKQKVAFRARGLHSRNDLPLYDEEGNVNNEFRHRYSIIGINFQSTIKRNSTYGFGIEWTHTDLTPEIVQENVEFLTKVVYNNARLRLFYRYNNLNKRYFPSEGIKLDIIASTTVGSNGTFTLGDTLEIDENNESIEIIQTSAINTLEVNVDPIIPLNDKISIINQNRLRISTQETGFFNFSEYDFVGGFTPAIINSYQYWGGGIKEFYLANYFYSKVGIQYEVKNNLFLTAIINYLDTENPMKWIYPNVDTGLAGDRSSRFGYGMKIGYMSPVGPFAFAFAKDHYRKGWQTSLIIGFHY, via the coding sequence ATGGTCTTAAAATCTATCAAACCATTTTCGTTGATATTAATCTTTCTATTTCTACATCTAAATTTACTTTCCCAGGAAAACAGACCTAAAATCGGACTGGTTCTAAGCGGTGGTGGAGCCAAAGGAATAGCTCATATCGGAGTTCTGAAAGCGATGGAAGAAGCCGGACTCACTCCGGATTATATCACCGGAACGAGTATGGGAAGTATTATTGGAGGACTTTATTCCATCGGTTATTCGGCTGATGAACTGGCAGAAATTGCAAAAACCGCAGATTGGGAATATTTACTTTCAAACAAGATCCCATTAGATCGGGTCACCTTTGAAGAAAAATTTTATTATGGCAGGTACCTTCTTGAATTTTATTACCAGGATAAAAAAATAGTTACTCCCCGGGGAATCATTGAAGGCCAGGCACTTCTTGATTATTTTTCCTATCTCACCAGACCAGTGCATGACTTAAGAAATTTTGATGAATTCCCTATCCCTTTTAAATGTGTAGCCACAGATATTGAAACAGGTGAGCCAGTTGTTCTAGATAAAGGGTCTCTGGCAATGGCTATGCGGGCAAGTATGGCCATCCCATCGATCTTCACACCGGTTACTATCGACGATAAACTTTTGGTTGATGGGGGGTTAGTCAGAAACATGCCAGTCGATGAAGTTTTGGATATGGGGGCTGACATTATAATTGGCGTCTTTGTCAGTTCTGATCTCGATCCTGCCGAAAATCTGAATTCCCCACTGGCAATCTTATCCCAGGCTACATTTATTAAAAGTGCATTCGACAGCAGAAAACAAATGGACAAATGTGACATTCTGATTTCTCCTGATTTAAAAGAATTTAGTACAGGAAGTTTCAGCTCAGCTCAAGGAATCCTCGAACAGGGAAACAAAGCAGGAAACGACTATAAGAAAGTGTTTAAAAATCTTGCTGATTCTTTAAAGAAAATTGAGCCCTTAAATAAAATAGATAAGCCAAAAATATCCGATGAGTATATAATTTCTAAAATCATCGTAAAAGGTAACAAAGTAATTCCTGATGAATACATTATCGGAAAAATGAGAATTGATCCGGGTGAAATTGTAAGCATTAATAAAATAGAGGAACAAATTAGCATAATTTATGGAACTCAGTATTTTGAACGTATCTGGTACGAAATAAACAAAAATGATAGTACCTATAGCCTACACATTGATGTAGTTGAACGGCCTAAAGTTCAATTCCGGTTTGCATATCATTATGACACAGAAAATAGTGGCGGGGTAGTGATCAATACAACTTTGAGAAATCTATTGCTCAATAAAAGCAGGTTAATTTTTGAAGCCAATCTGGCAACACAACCCAGTTATTTAATGGACTACTTCAAGTACCTGGGAGAAAAGCAAAAAGTTGCATTCAGAGCCAGGGGACTTCATTCTAGAAACGACTTACCGCTCTATGATGAAGAAGGAAATGTCAATAACGAATTCAGACATCGATACTCCATTATTGGAATTAATTTTCAATCTACCATTAAAAGAAACAGCACTTACGGATTTGGAATCGAGTGGACTCATACCGATTTAACACCTGAAATCGTACAGGAAAATGTAGAGTTTCTAACAAAGGTGGTCTATAACAATGCTAGATTAAGATTATTCTACCGCTATAACAACTTAAATAAAAGATACTTTCCTTCTGAAGGTATTAAATTAGATATAATTGCTTCTACAACAGTGGGTTCAAATGGAACTTTTACCCTTGGTGACACTTTAGAAATTGATGAAAACAATGAATCAATTGAAATAATTCAAACTTCAGCGATTAATACACTCGAAGTCAACGTTGACCCGATAATTCCGTTAAATGATAAAATTTCAATCATCAATCAGAACCGACTCAGAATTTCTACGCAGGAAACCGGTTTCTTTAATTTTAGCGAATATGATTTTGTCGGAGGCTTTACACCGGCGATTATTAACTCCTACCAATATTGGGGAGGAGGAATAAAAGAATTTTACCTGGCTAATTACTTTTATTCTAAAGTAGGAATCCAATATGAAGTAAAAAACAATTTATTTCTGACAGCCATAATTAATTATTTAGATACTGAAAATCCTATGAAATGGATTTATCCAAATGTTGATACTGGCTTAGCTGGCGATAGGAGTTCGAGGTTTGGATATGGTATGAAAATCGGATATATGTCTCCTGTTGGTCCTTTCGCGTTTGCTTTTGCAAAAGATCATTACCGGAAAGGCTGGCAAACCTCTTTAATTATTGGTTTTCACTATTGA
- a CDS encoding SDR family NAD(P)-dependent oxidoreductase has protein sequence MDLIDKKIVITGGSAGIGKSFLKELIKRGANNFAIIGRSEKPLEKLTQEFPDVNFVLIQGDVSALRDIERIVLMVEKHLGGADVLINNAGVVSAGGLEDISDEDIINQININLTGLILLTKKMMPLLKESKEGAIINVSSGLGYIAMPFYSVYAATKAGVRQFSDALRREFHMYPLHIMTVYPTATDTPMMKNADMDKEMDDPDMVAKESIDGLLNGELNVVFGGEQREKDIKTNFEEPLKIDEKAKAAYDNLKQRTKKHRAM, from the coding sequence ATGGATCTTATCGATAAAAAAATTGTTATCACAGGCGGGAGTGCCGGAATTGGAAAATCATTTCTGAAAGAACTCATTAAAAGGGGAGCTAATAATTTCGCGATCATTGGAAGAAGCGAAAAACCCCTGGAGAAGCTAACCCAGGAATTCCCCGATGTAAACTTCGTCCTTATCCAGGGTGACGTTTCGGCATTAAGAGATATCGAACGAATCGTATTAATGGTAGAAAAACATTTAGGCGGAGCCGATGTCCTCATTAACAATGCAGGCGTAGTCAGTGCCGGTGGGCTGGAAGACATTTCGGATGAAGATATAATCAACCAGATAAACATCAATCTTACCGGACTGATACTGCTAACAAAAAAGATGATGCCGTTGCTTAAAGAAAGTAAGGAAGGAGCAATAATTAATGTTTCAAGCGGTCTAGGATATATCGCCATGCCCTTTTATAGTGTTTATGCAGCTACTAAAGCAGGTGTAAGGCAATTTTCAGATGCTTTAAGACGCGAATTTCATATGTATCCGCTACATATAATGACCGTATATCCCACCGCCACTGATACTCCCATGATGAAAAACGCGGATATGGATAAAGAAATGGATGATCCGGATATGGTTGCTAAAGAGTCGATCGATGGTTTATTAAATGGTGAGCTCAATGTTGTTTTTGGTGGTGAGCAAAGAGAAAAGGATATAAAAACAAATTTCGAAGAGCCCTTGAAGATAGACGAGAAAGCAAAGGCTGCTTATGATAATTTAAAGCAGCGGACAAAGAAACACCGGGCCATGTAA
- a CDS encoding ROK family protein, with protein sequence MDIGGTHITCGIIDILSGTILEESVVRKSVNSMASSEEITDDFSEALKSTFTNRINNKDIKIGIAMPGPFDYVNGISLIKGQNKFDSLYKTNLKKSLAQKLNVKPSQIIFENDAACFITGEALFGIGSPEKNLLGLTLGTGLGTCDYIDSKGRDLNKWNAPFKKSIAEDYLSTRWFTSEFEKLTSRKINGVKEIIATQDSEIIHSLFEEYGKNLAEFLIQTLDAAKYDLVILGGNISKSYHLFEKALNQEIKKRNGDILIKTSVKGENAALLGAAGLWNNQKLQ encoded by the coding sequence GTGGACATTGGCGGAACCCATATAACTTGTGGAATTATCGATATTCTAAGTGGAACTATTCTCGAGGAATCCGTCGTAAGAAAAAGCGTGAACTCAATGGCTTCTTCAGAAGAAATTACAGATGATTTTTCAGAAGCATTAAAATCAACATTTACAAACCGGATCAACAATAAAGATATCAAAATTGGTATTGCCATGCCGGGGCCATTTGATTACGTCAACGGTATTTCCCTCATAAAAGGTCAAAATAAATTTGACAGTTTATATAAGACCAATTTAAAAAAATCACTGGCTCAAAAATTAAATGTAAAGCCATCTCAAATAATATTTGAGAACGATGCTGCTTGCTTTATAACCGGAGAGGCCTTATTTGGAATAGGATCTCCGGAGAAAAATCTATTGGGTCTTACTCTGGGCACAGGCCTTGGCACTTGTGACTATATAGATAGCAAAGGAAGGGATTTAAACAAATGGAATGCTCCGTTTAAAAAGAGCATAGCAGAAGATTACCTTTCTACCAGATGGTTTACATCTGAATTTGAAAAACTCACCAGTAGAAAAATAAACGGAGTTAAAGAAATAATTGCTACTCAAGACTCCGAAATAATACATTCTTTATTTGAAGAATACGGTAAAAACCTGGCAGAATTTTTAATTCAAACTTTAGATGCTGCAAAATATGACCTGGTAATATTAGGGGGTAACATCAGCAAATCTTACCACTTATTCGAAAAAGCGTTAAATCAGGAAATAAAAAAGAGGAATGGGGACATTTTAATTAAAACATCTGTCAAAGGAGAAAACGCTGCTTTATTAGGTGCTGCAGGACTTTGGAATAATCAAAAATTACAATGA
- a CDS encoding TM2 domain-containing protein, with amino-acid sequence MNIHQINNKHILFGKIKSPGVAYLCWFILGCHYAYLGRWGVQILYWITFGGLGIWAIIDIFLIPSKVENYNREIYMRLEQLEKQEKNDEFEQLKSLKNN; translated from the coding sequence ATGAACATACATCAGATCAACAACAAACACATTCTATTTGGCAAAATAAAATCACCAGGAGTAGCTTACCTGTGCTGGTTCATACTGGGTTGTCATTATGCATATTTAGGCCGTTGGGGTGTTCAAATCCTTTATTGGATAACCTTTGGTGGGCTGGGTATTTGGGCTATTATTGATATTTTTCTGATCCCGTCCAAAGTAGAAAACTACAATAGAGAAATTTACATGAGATTAGAACAGCTCGAAAAGCAGGAAAAGAATGATGAATTTGAACAGCTCAAATCTCTGAAAAATAATTAA